From Desulfocurvus vexinensis DSM 17965, a single genomic window includes:
- a CDS encoding FecR domain-containing protein gives MDSIGEIVALRGTATAQGQDGVRDLAVGSPVFPGDVLSTGEGSSFEVRFADDTVLAQGPAASLTLDEYVFDPAQPSASSMLMSLSKGTFRMVTGTIAKDNPDGIGISSPLATIGIRGTGADFQVGEDGSERYGIFQYDGLDLVITTAQGTVFLTNQGLVVDVGPDGTLGEPRPYTAEELQLFQTLAPLSVILGLGQDDGDGQGGDDDDGDGQGDGQQDGDGQDQGGEEPGPDDPFDPDAGDPFGQGPPSGQDTLIGATLVFSTPTLPGSGPRGQGSGDDTRNNQTGNQGAAPDGGEGDDSGHHGGTIGTEGDDFLEYTGTGSVTIYGLGGNDTIYGGPGDDFLYGGPGNDSLYGLQGDDFLNGGTGDNFIDGGMGNDTVSFEDSPTSISSYDLNGTFGNTTVTNIENLYGSAFNDSLNGDAFANLLRGKAGNDVISGNGGNDTIYGDEGSDTLYGDNGDDVLYGGDGNDYLVGGDGDDLITGGPGADTIYGGPGNDTISYAESDAGVTVTLPNGAGTATLIGGHAQDDSISGIENVIGSDHMDILTGNAGGNILSGGGGMDSLMGMGGNDTLIGGDGPDVLIGGSGLDSLVGGDGSDTFYWGDPDHGGSGEIVADFVAGADSLWFDKVAFGFGAVSAPLASDKFAVIVGSTYTGDGAALSTGDPIFVAVQTASGGGTYSYDLYYDSNGATTGGETLIGSITSTGEMTHADIVISDGPPVF, from the coding sequence ATGGACAGCATTGGTGAGATTGTCGCCCTGCGCGGCACGGCAACGGCCCAGGGGCAGGACGGCGTGCGCGATCTGGCCGTGGGCAGCCCCGTCTTCCCCGGCGACGTGCTCTCCACCGGCGAGGGCAGCAGCTTCGAGGTCCGCTTCGCCGACGACACCGTGCTGGCCCAGGGTCCCGCTGCCAGCCTGACGCTGGACGAATACGTCTTCGACCCGGCCCAGCCCTCGGCCTCGTCCATGCTCATGAGCCTGTCCAAGGGCACCTTCCGCATGGTCACCGGCACCATCGCCAAGGACAACCCCGACGGCATCGGCATCTCCTCGCCCCTGGCCACCATCGGCATCCGCGGCACCGGCGCGGACTTCCAGGTTGGCGAGGACGGCTCCGAACGCTACGGCATCTTCCAGTACGACGGCCTGGACCTGGTGATCACCACCGCCCAGGGCACCGTGTTTTTGACCAACCAGGGCTTGGTGGTGGACGTGGGCCCCGACGGCACCCTGGGCGAGCCCCGCCCCTACACCGCCGAGGAGCTTCAGCTCTTCCAGACCCTGGCGCCCCTGTCGGTCATCCTCGGTCTGGGCCAGGACGACGGCGACGGCCAGGGCGGCGACGACGACGACGGCGACGGCCAGGGCGACGGCCAGCAGGACGGCGACGGCCAGGACCAGGGCGGGGAGGAGCCGGGCCCGGACGACCCCTTCGACCCCGATGCGGGCGATCCCTTCGGCCAGGGGCCACCCTCGGGCCAGGACACCCTGATCGGCGCCACGCTCGTCTTTTCCACCCCGACCCTGCCCGGCTCCGGGCCCCGGGGCCAGGGCAGCGGCGACGACACCCGCAACAACCAGACCGGCAACCAGGGCGCCGCTCCCGATGGCGGCGAAGGAGACGATTCCGGCCACCACGGCGGCACCATCGGCACCGAGGGCGACGACTTCCTCGAGTACACGGGCACAGGGAGCGTGACCATCTACGGCCTGGGCGGCAACGACACCATCTACGGCGGCCCCGGCGACGACTTCCTCTACGGCGGCCCGGGCAACGACTCCCTCTACGGCCTGCAGGGCGACGACTTCCTCAACGGCGGCACCGGGGACAATTTCATCGATGGCGGCATGGGCAACGATACCGTATCCTTCGAGGACAGCCCCACCTCCATCTCCAGCTACGACCTGAACGGAACCTTCGGCAACACCACCGTCACCAACATCGAGAACCTCTACGGTAGCGCCTTCAACGACAGCCTCAACGGCGACGCCTTCGCCAACCTCCTGCGGGGCAAGGCTGGCAACGATGTCATCTCTGGCAACGGTGGCAACGACACCATCTACGGCGACGAGGGCAGCGACACCCTCTACGGCGACAACGGCGACGACGTGCTCTACGGCGGCGACGGCAACGACTACCTTGTGGGCGGCGACGGCGATGACCTCATCACCGGCGGCCCCGGGGCGGACACGATCTACGGCGGCCCCGGCAACGACACCATCTCCTACGCCGAGAGCGACGCGGGCGTAACCGTGACCCTGCCCAACGGCGCCGGGACAGCGACCCTCATCGGCGGCCACGCCCAGGACGACAGCATCTCCGGCATCGAGAACGTCATCGGCTCCGACCACATGGACATCCTCACCGGCAACGCGGGGGGCAACATCCTCTCGGGCGGGGGAGGCATGGACTCCCTGATGGGCATGGGCGGCAACGACACCCTCATCGGCGGCGACGGCCCCGACGTGCTCATCGGCGGGTCGGGCCTGGACAGCCTCGTGGGCGGCGACGGCAGCGATACCTTCTACTGGGGCGACCCCGACCACGGCGGCAGCGGCGAGATCGTCGCGGACTTCGTGGCCGGGGCGGACAGCCTCTGGTTCGACAAGGTCGCCTTCGGCTTCGGGGCCGTGTCGGCCCCCCTGGCCTCGGACAAGTTCGCCGTCATCGTCGGCTCGACCTACACCGGCGACGGCGCGGCCCTGAGCACCGGCGACCCCATCTTCGTCGCCGTGCAGACCGCCTCGGGCGGCGGCACCTACAGCTACGACCTCTACTACGACAGCAACGGAGCGACCACGGGCGGCGAAACCCTCATTGGCTCCATCACCAGCACGGGCGAGATGACCCACGCCGACATCGTCATCTCCGACGGGCCCCCGGTCTTCTGA